The Hymenobacter sp. GOD-10R genome includes a window with the following:
- a CDS encoding MaoC family dehydratase, with protein MSHVTISSLEELTRYEGQELGVSSYFQVTQPQINLFAEATLDHQWIHVDAERAQSESPFQAPIAHGYLTLSLLPYLWMQVVTINNLKLQVNYEIESLRFNQPVKVDSHVRLRAKLLSVKNLRGVAKTRIEVTLEIQDQPKPAYTGVITFLYHFDK; from the coding sequence ATGAGTCACGTAACTATCAGCAGCTTAGAAGAGCTTACCCGCTATGAAGGTCAGGAGCTAGGCGTCTCGTCCTACTTTCAGGTCACGCAGCCGCAGATCAACTTATTCGCCGAAGCCACCCTCGACCATCAGTGGATTCACGTCGACGCGGAGCGGGCCCAGAGCGAATCGCCCTTTCAGGCGCCCATTGCCCACGGCTATCTGACGCTTTCGTTGCTGCCTTATTTATGGATGCAGGTGGTTACCATCAACAACCTAAAGCTTCAGGTGAACTACGAAATCGAGAGCCTGCGCTTCAATCAGCCAGTGAAGGTAGATAGCCACGTCCGGCTGCGAGCCAAGCTATTGTCAGTGAAAAACCTGCGAGGCGTAGCCAAAACCCGAATTGAAGTGACCTTGGAAATTCAGGATCAGCCCAAGCCTGCTTACACCGGTGTTATCACGTTCCTTTACCACTTCGATAAGTAA